The Ovis aries strain OAR_USU_Benz2616 breed Rambouillet chromosome 6, ARS-UI_Ramb_v3.0, whole genome shotgun sequence DNA segment gagaaattaaaaacaataagaaagGGTTACAGCTCCAGGTCTTTTATTGTGATATTTTGCTTCAGTACCCTTTCATGTAAATTGATGTTAGATGAAATAATTCCTAAGAGTTTTCTGGTTCTAAAATCTTATAATATTCCTCTAAAAAACTATTAGTGAAGAATATTGTGGTGGATTAAAGACAGTCACAGATACTTTGCTATCTTCCCCATCAAAAGATGGTGATGATTTCTCCTCTCTGGAGTTGGGGCTGGCCCTGTAATTGCTTAGCTGATTGAGGTGGGGAAAGTTATGCTGTGCAGATCCAGGTCTAAGGCTTAAGAATGCCTGCCAGTTCCCATTTCTGTAGCTTCTTGATTACCCTGAGTAAGAAACGTGGCTACTCTGTCAGGGGTAACACAGGGAAACACAGGACTGAGAGACAAGGCTCATGGGCTACTTAGAGAGAAAAAGGGACACATTGTCATTATAACCTGCCGGCTGCCCTCAGATGCCTCCAGCCCCAGCTGCCATCTGATTATAACCATATGAGACCCCAAGGGAGGGCAGCAGTAGAACTGCTGAGCTGAGCCCAGCCAAGCCACTGAACCAGGAGATACTGAAAGCTACTAaggttttaatttacttttaatttaatttgcgCTACCAAGTTCTAGGATTGTTTGATATACAATGCTAACTAAAACAGGTATTACATTTCAGCATTATAGTCggtataattaaattatttattccaCAAATTATATATTTCAGATCATATAAAGTACCTGTGTAAACACATACAGTCAGTTCTGCCAGAATCTGACATAtgcaatgctaaaaaaaaaaaaaagaaaaaaaaaatcaccaaaccACAAAATCTTGCAATATACACTACAAGGCCTAAGGGAAACATGGAGTTTGGCAAACATCACTCAGAAACTTTGTTAGTGACACCTAAAAAGTAAAGCTAGGAACCAAATATAGCATCACATTAAATAATTAAACACATTAATCAACTGACACACACAAATACTGCAACAAAAACAGCAATTTACCTTGAGAAAGACCTGAAGTTTGTTTGTGGAGTGGGTGTCAGAAGAATTGCAGCTGTAAGTTATTGGTCTTCAGCACCAAAGGTCTGCTAAGGTACAGTGCAACTGCAAGAAAGTTATAAAATCAAACaatcctctaatttaaaaaaaaaaaaaactaaagttaCAATTTCCCCAAAATGACATCAACCATTAGATATTTCAATTCTAATTCATCATAAACTTCATCTGTATGGCATGTggtccaggaaaaaaaataaaacactttcccAACTAtcattaaaaatcactttttattttatcaaaattactCAGGTATTTGCTATAGTTCTCAGAAATACTACTTCCCACTCCCAGGAAATATctaaaagaaaatgcaatattgtaaatcagcaaaattaaataataacAAATCTCTTCACAAAAAAACAAGTGCTCTCctaagatattttattattttaagagtCCTTCTTCTTAAAGATaccaaataaaagttttaaatactttttgaGATCTGAGTCAAGATTTTACATACTTGAGAAGATAGactattcttttttgttgttgttaaatgttTTCAAGACAAATAATAAGCATTTCATGGGGAAGGTAGGTACTGTGGGAATATGGGAATAAAAAAGACTTCTGGTAGAGAAGCCTCTTGGCATAATCTCATTTTTAAGGATATCTATTTCATATTTGAAGTCCAGGAAAAGTGAACATACATGTTTTATGTAGACTTTTGGGAAATCCTCTTAAAAAGTATTCTGTTATAGTATGTCTTGCTTAGGGCAAAGAAAAAATGTTTGTGATCAGTTTCATTTGTCTCAATATTTAAGTATTAGCATTTTAACATAGGTattaccaatttttaaaagtactttccTCAAAATCCTTCCAGACTGCATATGTTGCTATATTACAATTGCTTAttaaaagagaagtaaaagtTCAGTCCTAACTAAATTTGAGATTCAAATGAGTTCCCTGTAAGAGGAactaattgaaaaagatattaaaacGCAGTGTCAAGCAGGAATCCTTGGTATCTGTTACACAGCTCAAGACCCTCAAGTGGCAGAGGACTCAGTTTAACAAACCTATTAAGGGATAATTACAAGTTTTTGACGAAGCTCTTAATTAAAAGGGGGTGCTCCCTCTTCACAACGCTGGAATGGTGCAAAAAGAGAAGCTTACAGATAACTATGATAAGaggtgtttgttttattttgttttatgtaatttaaactattttaactAAGAGAACAGGATTAGCTATTTGGTCAACTTGGAAATTGTCTCAGTAACTAAACAAGAGAAACAAAGGTACTCCACTTCTTTCAAAAGTTAACATGCTTACTAGTCATTACTATTGGAAAGACCAAATAAATGGGCACACTTACGACCTACGAGATTCGGAtgcgattcctgggtcagtaagatgccctagagaagggaatagcaacccactccataatttttgcctggagaatcctatggacagaggcgtctggcaggctacagtccatgagatcgcaaagattCGGATAggactgtagcgacttagcacgcaACTGAAGCTAAATTTCACGCGGCTGATATTGGCACTTTAGTAAATTGTAAGCCATGCAAAACAGAGCAGACAGCTGCACTATCCGCCCCCACCGGCCTAGGCCCTTTGGAAACAAAATTCACAAGCAGCTCCACGGGACCCCAGAACCTCGAGATAACACGTTACTAAAATCAGCCACACGAGGTCTTAGCACCTGGTGAGACTCAGGGCGCAGAAACCTAACAAGCAAAACAGTTCCGTGAGGGATTGGCTTTGATCCCACGCCTGGAAAGAGAAGGCCTAACTTGCTAACAAGATGCCCAAGCTCCACAGTGATCCTGTAATGTGCCTTTAATATCTTAAGGGTTTCTAATTACATAGAAAGTtaacaaatatacatacacaacctcaacaaacaaaaactttcagGACAATGTTTTCAACCCAAAATACTTCAAGGAACCATTTCCTCTTGGTCTAAACAGAGTtacttaaaaaagagaagaaaagctaATTTAATGAGAGTCAGTCTCAGGACCCATTTAAACCACGAGAAACTTGTCCTGACCGTGCGCGCCGCCTCTCGAGTCCGCGTTCCAAGTCTCCGGGGGCGGGTGTCTGAGCGAGGACAGCCCGGTCCCCGGCGATTCCCTCGGGCTGCGGGCGTCCGCGGGATCCTGCTTCCCGGGTCCGTAAGGGCGGCGCTCGGGGGCCACACGGGGCCGGTATCCCGGCTGGGGCGACGCGCGGGCGGCCCTTCCCCTCGCGCGTCCGGTCCCCGCGGCCGCGAGCGGCGGGCGCCTCGCGGGTCCGGGAGCGCGGGCTGTGCCGGGCGAGAGCGGCCGCGGGGCGAGCGCGGCGGGCGCGCTCCGCGGCCCCAGGACCCGGACAGCGGCGCCGCCGCTGCCCTCTTGCCGCCTCCCCGCTCCCGGCCCGcgcgcgcccgcccgcccgccggggGAAGGGGAAGAGGCGGGAGGCGGGAGGCGGCTCCATCCTCCCAAGCCTCCCACCCGGGTTGGCCCCACCGGTCCGCCTGTCAACAGCCTGGGTGTGAGGTCGCGGGCATCCCACTCTGGCCTGCGGGATCCGAGCAGATCGCAGGCATGTTGGTGGTGGCCGCGAAGTAAAAGCCAGGTCTCGCCTCCTGGAAAGTGGGTGAGAGTCTGAGACGACCGAGGGCGGCTTTTCGGAGCGCTCCAAAGTTGGTTATAGTCACATACAAGGATATCTACCcccacccagctcctcagcaCAGTGGGTGGGAATAGTCACAATTACTCCTATGCTTCATGTAACAATTATCAACACAGTATAGAGATTCTGTGACTTGGCCTCGGCATAATTTATCCTGAATTACTGCCACCTGTCtgctttcacttcctttctgGACCTTTCCTTTCCTAGTGCACAACTTCTGGACAGGCTGAAAGCTCCACCAGGATTGGGACTGAGGTGAGTTTAGATGTACCAGTTGAGCTCTGCACCACCATCCCGTAGTAGGCTCAGAGCTGATGGTTTCCTTGAATTAATGAACCACTGGTGAGCTCTTCCCTCTATTCTACAGTCTCCTGAAGGTGTTCCAGGCTCTAGAAGAGAAGTGGAAGGACTGCAACTGAAAGAACATCTTTGGATCTAAAACATGAGGTTTGCTGCCCCAGATTTGTGCTTCAttaggcatcttttttttttttttttaattctcattttgatTCCAAATAGCTCCAAaggtataaatatttaataaatagtaaTCAACCTACAGTAAggttttcttttgatatttgtAGGTTTGCTGCTTAGCACTAACCTTTTATGCAAACAATAACTGGATTTTCCTTGGAAATAAGGATTCATCCCCGTCTCTCTGCATATGCGCTTCAAGTGATGCTAACTCTTGCTCTGACTCCAGTGCAAATGGGGTTATGGAACAAGTTCAGTGGAAGTACCTAGTTTTCCTGGTAATGGGGATTATTTCAGAGATATTTATATCCCAAGCCGAGGCAGTTAAATACAAACATTGAGTTCTGGAACTCTGTAAACCTACAAATTAAAGtcacaccagttcagttcagtcacttagtcgtgtccaactctttgcaaccccatgaatcgcagcacgccaggccttcctgtccatcaccaactctcagagtttacccaaactcatgtccatccagtcagtgatgccatctcatcctctgttgtccacttctcctcccgccatcaatccctcccaccatcagggtcttttcaaatgagtcagctcttccatgtggtggtcaaagtattggactttcagcttcagcaccagtccttccaatgaacacccaggactgatctcctttaggatggaccggtgggattcccttgcagtccaagggacttgtaagagtcttcttcagcaaaacagttcaaaagcatcaattctttggtgctcagctttcttcacagtccaactctcacatccatgcatgaccactggaaaaaccatagccttgactagatggacctttgtcggcaaagtactgtctctgcttttcaatatgtaatctaggttggtcataactttccttccaaggagtaagcttttaatttcatggctgcattcaccatctgcagtgattttggaggcccaaaaataaagtctgacactatttccactctttctcatctatttcccacaaaatgatgggaccggaggccatgatcttagctttctgaacgtggagctttaagccaacattttctctctcctctttcactttcatcaagaggctttttagttcctcttcactttttgccataagggtagtgtcctctgtatatctgaggttattgatatttctcccggcaatcttgattctagcttgtgcttcttccagcccagcatttctcatgatgtactctgcatataagttaaataagcagggtgacaatatacagccttgacgtactccttttcctatttggaaccagtctgttgttccatgtccagttctaactgttgcttcctcacctgcatataggtttctcaagaggcaggtcaggtgatctggtctgcccatctctttcagaattttccgcagttgattgtgatccacacagtcaaaggctttggtgtagtcaataaagcagaagtagttgtttttcttgaactttcttacttttggatgatccagcagatgttagcaatttgatctctggttcctctgccttttctaaaaccagcttgaacatctggaagttcacagttcatgtattgctgaagcctggcttggagaattttgagcattactttactagcttctgagatgagtgcaattgtgcagtagtttgaggattctttggcattgcctttctttggtattggaatgaaaactgaccttttccacttctgtggccattgagtgcagcactttcacagcatcatctttcaggatttgaaatagctcaactggaattccatcacctccactagctttgttcgtagtgatgctaaggcccatttgacttcacattccaggatgtctggctctaggtgactgattataccatcatgattatctgcgtcgtgaagatcttttttgtacaattctgtgtatttttgccacctcttcttagtatcttctgcttctgttaggtccataccatttctgtcctttatcaacctcatcattgcatgaaatgttcccttggtatctctagttttcttgaagagatctctagtctttctcattctgttgttttcctctattcctttgcattgacctctgaggaaggctttctcatctcttcttgctattctttggaactctgcattcacatgcttatatctttccctttctccttttcttttcacttctcttcttttcacagctatttgtaaggcctcctcagacacccattttgcttttttgcattacttttccatggggatggtcttgattcctgtctcctgtacaatgtcaccaacctccatccatagttcatcaggctatctatcagatctagtcccttaaatctatttctcacttccactgtataatcataagggatttgatttaggtcatacctgaatggtctagtggttttccctactttcttcaatttaagtctggatttggcaataaggagttcatgatctgagccacagtcagctcccggtcttatttttgctgactgtatagagcatctccatctttggctgcaaaacacatacacaatctgatttctgtgttgaccatctgatgatttccatgtgtagagtcttctcttgtgttgttggaagagggtgtttgctatgaccagtgcattctcttggcagaactctattagcctttgccctgcttcattccgtattccaaggccaaatttacctgttactccaggtgtttcttgacttcctacttttgcattccagtcccctataatggaaaggacatcttttgtggatATTGGTTCTAAAAAGTcatgtagatcttcatagaaccattcaacgtcagcttcttcaccattactggttggggcataggcttgggttatcgtgatattgaatggttt contains these protein-coding regions:
- the LOC105612939 gene encoding collagen alpha-1(I) chain-like encodes the protein MNVSLTEHCNPSSANKPPSVVSDSHPLSRRRDLAFTSRPPPTCLRSARIPQARVGCPRPHTQAVDRRTGGANPGGRLGRMEPPPASRLFPFPRRAGGRARAGSGEAARGQRRRRCPGPGAAERARRARPAAALARHSPRSRTREAPAARGRGDRTREGKGRPRVAPAGIPAPCGPRAPPLRTREAGSRGRPQPEGIAGDRAVLAQTPAPGDLERGLERRRARCTVP